The following are from one region of the Fimbriimonadaceae bacterium genome:
- a CDS encoding carbonic anhydrase, producing the protein MQVPKPVSRREFMRLSGLAVGATGLALSTMGRAADLPTGGRDADTVLAQLLEGNKRFMKGDLAHPRRKPEDFVPLAEGQAPLTAIVCCADSRVAPELIFDQGVGDLFVVRVAGNVITGAGDSVKGSIEYAVAELDVRLILVLGHSQCGAVKAAIKHIDAKDTLPGSIGGLVDLIRPAVAVVKNKQGNILDNAIKANVERGVERLKRLEPILAGSVKKGTLKVVGAVYDLHSGKVTAFG; encoded by the coding sequence ATGCAAGTTCCGAAACCGGTGTCTCGGCGTGAGTTCATGCGGCTTTCCGGACTAGCGGTTGGCGCGACCGGTCTCGCCCTTTCGACGATGGGACGGGCAGCCGATCTACCGACAGGAGGACGGGATGCGGATACGGTGCTGGCTCAATTGCTCGAGGGGAACAAACGGTTCATGAAGGGGGATCTTGCCCACCCTCGCCGGAAACCGGAGGATTTCGTGCCACTGGCGGAGGGTCAGGCTCCACTTACCGCGATCGTCTGCTGTGCGGACTCACGCGTTGCCCCTGAACTAATTTTCGATCAAGGCGTGGGAGACCTATTCGTGGTCCGCGTGGCCGGAAACGTCATCACCGGCGCGGGCGATTCCGTGAAGGGAAGCATCGAGTATGCGGTTGCGGAACTCGACGTACGGCTGATCCTGGTGCTGGGTCATAGCCAGTGCGGCGCGGTCAAGGCTGCCATCAAGCACATTGATGCCAAAGACACCCTGCCGGGTTCCATCGGCGGTCTTGTCGATCTGATTAGGCCGGCCGTGGCAGTGGTGAAGAATAAGCAGGGCAACATACTCGATAACGCCATCAAAGCCAACGTTGAGCGGGGTGTGGAGCGGCTCAAGCGTCTGGAGCCGATCCTGGCCGGTTCGGTAAAGAAGGGAACGCTGAAGGTCGTCGGCGCCGTCTACGACTTACACAGTGGCAAGGTCACGGCGTTTGGATGA
- a CDS encoding class I SAM-dependent methyltransferase, with translation MAKEFFDKQASETYDQRIKPIAPIIDNLHFLIRLILKDLPSDAHILCVGVGTGTEILELAQAFPYWRFTGIDPSASMLDVCRKRLQQSGLLTRCELYHGYLSDLPKIEQFDAILCLLVAHFLKDSQERQALFNRMAARLKVAGYVIHAEISYDLSAVEFPDIGEKWKTLHRVAGASEERVANILKTLQEDVAVLPPASTEHLFLNSGLPMPIPFFQSLLIRAWYAQKT, from the coding sequence ATGGCGAAGGAGTTTTTTGATAAACAGGCTTCGGAGACCTATGATCAACGTATCAAACCGATCGCCCCGATCATCGATAACCTGCATTTCTTGATACGCTTGATCCTGAAAGACCTTCCCTCCGACGCACATATTCTCTGCGTCGGAGTCGGAACCGGGACGGAAATATTGGAATTAGCGCAAGCGTTTCCTTATTGGCGGTTTACCGGGATCGATCCCTCCGCATCGATGCTCGATGTCTGCCGGAAGCGCCTGCAGCAGAGCGGGCTTCTGACTCGTTGCGAGTTGTATCATGGATATCTGTCGGACCTGCCGAAGATCGAACAGTTTGACGCAATTCTCTGTCTGCTCGTGGCTCATTTCCTAAAAGATAGCCAAGAGCGACAGGCCCTTTTCAACAGAATGGCGGCACGGTTAAAGGTGGCTGGCTATGTGATCCATGCAGAAATTAGCTACGATCTGTCGGCAGTGGAGTTTCCGGACATCGGTGAAAAATGGAAAACCCTCCACAGGGTAGCGGGCGCATCGGAAGAACGGGTGGCAAATATCCTAAAAACATTACAAGAAGACGTCGCGGTGTTGCCGCCCGCCTCGACCGAACATCTGTTCCTGAACAGCGGGTTGCCGATGCCGATCCCGTTCTTCCAGTCATTGCTCATCCGGGCTTGGTACGCCCAAAAAACGTAA
- a CDS encoding MFS transporter: MFIFGLLGGTYADRINRRKLLLASELIMALLVLLLLLNSLLRQPSVSAIFVLVALLQAVTGFHTPAMEALTQKMVQPADYAAVGALSGFRASAGAIVGPLLGGILVAAFGLTGAYVFDLLSFLGAVICLLLMTKMPDPESSLRSPLADAAAGIQFAVSKPELVGTYLIDIAAMLFAFPVALFPAMAEQWGGARIAGLLFSSMAIGSLIAMLFSGWSGRVRRQGRVVVIAAACWGLFIIGVGLAPVPWLAVLFLILAGGADMISGLFRSVIWNHAVPNSIRGRLSGIAMISYMTGPLLGNTRAGWVARRAAFPSASNESRKRWRNVTVGVQGLRRRPGLE, encoded by the coding sequence GTGTTCATATTCGGGTTACTCGGAGGGACCTATGCCGACCGCATCAATCGCCGCAAGCTGTTGCTGGCGTCGGAATTAATCATGGCGCTGCTGGTTCTTCTCTTACTCCTGAACAGCCTGTTACGTCAGCCGTCTGTGAGCGCCATCTTTGTCCTGGTCGCCCTACTCCAAGCTGTCACGGGGTTTCACACCCCTGCCATGGAAGCGTTGACTCAGAAGATGGTTCAACCGGCTGATTACGCGGCAGTCGGCGCATTGAGCGGCTTTCGGGCTTCGGCCGGCGCCATTGTCGGCCCACTGCTCGGCGGCATACTTGTCGCGGCTTTCGGCCTGACCGGCGCGTATGTGTTCGATCTCTTGTCTTTCCTGGGAGCGGTGATCTGTCTTCTGTTGATGACCAAGATGCCGGATCCCGAGTCCAGTCTTCGCTCGCCTCTGGCCGATGCCGCAGCAGGGATACAATTCGCCGTTTCGAAGCCGGAACTCGTCGGCACCTATCTGATCGACATCGCCGCAATGTTGTTCGCATTTCCAGTGGCGCTGTTTCCTGCCATGGCGGAACAATGGGGCGGCGCTCGAATCGCCGGACTATTGTTTTCGTCGATGGCGATCGGTAGCCTGATCGCCATGCTTTTCAGCGGCTGGAGCGGGCGTGTGCGCCGCCAAGGCCGCGTCGTGGTCATCGCCGCCGCCTGTTGGGGACTCTTCATCATTGGTGTCGGGCTGGCACCGGTGCCATGGCTGGCCGTGCTGTTTTTAATCCTGGCCGGAGGCGCCGATATGATCAGCGGATTGTTCCGGAGTGTCATCTGGAACCATGCAGTTCCGAATAGTATACGCGGGCGGCTGTCCGGCATCGCGATGATTTCCTATATGACCGGTCCGCTGCTGGGGAATACGCGCGCCGGCTGGGTCGCCCGCAGAGCAGCGTTTCCATCAGCATCGAACGAAAGTCGGAAACGGTGGAGAAATGTTACGGTGGGAGTCCAGGGCCTACGGCGGCGCCCAGGGTTGGAATAA
- a CDS encoding IS630 family transposase: MRTGRPTAPLILTMTERETLQQWTRRPKTAQALAQRARMILACAAGQTNTAVARDVRVAQQTVCKWRQRFVTHRLDGLLDEPRPGAPRRVTDVEVERIVTQTLKTTPTHATHWSTRAMAQRSGVSRSTVHRIWRAFGLQPHRSETFKLSADPLFVEKVRDIVGLYLHPPDKALVLCVDEKAQIQALDRTRPLLLMRPGQVERRTHDYRRHGTTSLFAALEVKTSRVIGQLHQRHRAVEFRQFLDTIDASVPSHLDVHMILDNYGTHKTARIRRWLLKHPRFHLHFTPTSASWINLVERWFALLTERQLRRCVHSSVRALKAAIQQYITVTNRHPKPFIWTKTADEILASVARFCQQTSETGH, from the coding sequence ATGCGAACAGGACGACCAACCGCTCCGCTGATTTTGACGATGACCGAACGAGAGACCCTACAGCAATGGACACGTCGCCCGAAAACCGCTCAGGCCTTGGCGCAGCGAGCCCGGATGATTCTGGCCTGTGCCGCGGGGCAGACGAATACCGCCGTGGCTCGGGATGTGCGTGTGGCGCAGCAAACCGTCTGTAAATGGCGGCAGCGCTTTGTGACCCACCGCCTCGATGGGCTGCTGGATGAACCGCGCCCCGGCGCGCCACGCAGGGTGACCGACGTGGAAGTGGAACGGATTGTCACTCAGACCTTGAAGACGACACCGACCCACGCGACCCACTGGAGCACCCGCGCCATGGCGCAGCGGAGCGGAGTGAGCCGGAGTACCGTGCATCGTATTTGGCGAGCCTTTGGCCTTCAGCCGCATCGGAGTGAGACGTTCAAGCTGTCGGCCGATCCGCTGTTTGTCGAGAAGGTGCGCGATATTGTGGGGCTCTATCTCCATCCTCCGGACAAAGCGCTGGTCTTGTGCGTCGATGAGAAGGCACAGATTCAAGCCCTGGACCGTACACGTCCGTTGTTGCTGATGCGCCCGGGGCAGGTCGAGCGCCGCACGCATGACTATCGTCGTCATGGTACGACCTCGCTCTTCGCCGCCTTGGAAGTCAAAACGAGCCGGGTCATTGGGCAACTCCATCAACGACATCGTGCCGTTGAATTCCGTCAATTCCTCGACACGATCGACGCCAGCGTCCCGTCCCACTTGGACGTGCATATGATCCTGGACAATTACGGCACCCATAAAACCGCTCGGATTCGTCGGTGGCTGTTGAAGCACCCACGGTTTCATCTGCACTTCACCCCCACCAGCGCCTCCTGGATCAATCTGGTGGAACGCTGGTTCGCGCTGCTCACCGAGCGCCAACTACGCCGATGCGTTCACTCCAGTGTCCGAGCCCTCAAGGCCGCCATCCAGCAGTACATCACCGTGACCAACAGGCACCCCAAACCCTTCATATGGACCAAAACCGCCGATGAAATCCTGGCCAGCGTCGCCCGATTTTGTCAGCAAACTTCAGAGACAGGACACTAG
- a CDS encoding efflux RND transporter periplasmic adaptor subunit, translating into MNRRNWIGTVLLLALVLSTGIGLVAWKYESIQDSAAASANQPEPMESITVAVAREMDHRQTTTSIGTVLALRSIMLKNELAGTVREVRLTPGQIVEAGTLLVALDVSVEEADLRAQEAQAALTKTVLSRRQNLSQELATTQEEVDRARADLDIAHAQIARTGAIIAKKTIRAPFRARVGIADVHPGQYLDEGTLLTTLQGVGEAVHVDFTVAQQVAAGLRSGETVEVFAAGEVPAVRANIVALDARVDPTTRNAVVRARVDDTRHILAPGASVRVRVPVGLSRKAVAIPVSALRKGPGGDQVFVIAPDQDHKSRAHVRQVESGTMVGDQVVIHAGLDVGETIAASGSFKLREGVLVAIAPEPSSQNQAHAQTVSKD; encoded by the coding sequence ATGAATCGTCGTAACTGGATCGGAACAGTCCTGCTTCTCGCATTGGTACTATCCACAGGCATCGGGTTAGTCGCCTGGAAGTACGAATCCATTCAAGACTCCGCCGCGGCCTCTGCCAACCAACCGGAGCCGATGGAGTCCATCACCGTCGCCGTCGCACGCGAGATGGATCATCGCCAGACCACCACCTCTATCGGGACGGTTCTGGCCTTACGTTCGATCATGCTGAAGAACGAACTCGCAGGGACAGTCCGTGAAGTCCGGCTCACGCCGGGCCAGATCGTGGAAGCCGGTACCTTGTTGGTTGCGCTCGACGTCTCCGTCGAAGAAGCCGACCTCAGGGCGCAGGAAGCCCAGGCCGCTCTTACCAAAACGGTGCTCAGTCGCCGACAGAATCTCAGTCAGGAACTCGCTACGACTCAGGAGGAAGTCGACCGGGCTCGTGCCGACTTGGACATTGCCCATGCCCAAATTGCCCGTACCGGGGCGATCATTGCCAAGAAGACCATCCGCGCGCCATTCCGGGCGCGCGTGGGTATTGCCGATGTTCATCCCGGCCAATACCTGGACGAAGGGACCTTGCTCACAACGCTACAGGGCGTCGGCGAAGCGGTCCATGTCGATTTCACGGTGGCCCAGCAGGTCGCGGCCGGCTTACGAAGTGGCGAGACGGTCGAGGTGTTTGCGGCCGGCGAAGTCCCCGCCGTCAGAGCCAACATCGTCGCGCTCGATGCACGCGTGGATCCGACGACTCGGAATGCCGTGGTGCGGGCGCGGGTTGATGATACGCGCCATATACTGGCCCCCGGCGCGTCGGTTCGGGTTCGAGTTCCCGTTGGTCTCTCGCGTAAAGCTGTCGCCATCCCGGTCAGCGCGTTGCGCAAGGGACCAGGCGGCGATCAGGTATTCGTGATCGCGCCGGATCAGGATCACAAGAGTCGAGCGCATGTGCGGCAAGTGGAAAGCGGCACGATGGTCGGCGATCAGGTCGTGATTCACGCCGGCCTCGACGTCGGCGAGACCATCGCCGCGTCGGGGTCGTTCAAGTTGCGTGAAGGTGTGCTCGTCGCGATTGCGCCTGAACCTTCCTCGCAAAACCAGGCCCACGCACAAACGGTCAGCAAAGACTGA
- a CDS encoding sigma 54-interacting transcriptional regulator — MDPTFASPDSALTERHRALLEVAEAISVHCDLHKLFRDLVQRLPRVVHVNFASLSLHDPTRNHIRLQTIQANVPAEFAGGHEEPLDETPAGLVFLTQQPILVPNLADEHRWPKVVQRMKEDGINSLCVVPLTTAVRRLGAMGFSSLRKEAYSELDVEFLHQVGKQVAVAVDNVLHHQELIHDRDRLRLLLEVTESIALHYDVDRLLHDLAQRLPSIVPFDYINIVLHDPAKEVMRLRLLVTSIPVTIKQGLELPMEESPGGLVWKTQKPLTVPDIENERRFPKLITLLRENGVQSFCVVPLTTANQRLGALGFGSLERRIYEASEIEFMHQAAKQVAIAVENALNYERAQSTQSQLTRERDHQRLLLEVNNAVITHLDLNDLFMAVSECLRKVIQHDGSSLLLCDEETGKWRIHVLDFQNNESFVEEGTIEESTESPSCLAINTGKAALFREQDLKEMANSSPCAQDLLDRGVKSFCSLPLLAHKRTLGALNVGRRRDDGFMSEDVELLSQVAKQVAIAVENALAYKQIAQLKDKLTEEKLYLEEEIQTDYNFEEIIGESRALKQVLKQVETVAPTDSTVLILGETGSGKELVARALHYLSNRRERTFVKLNCAAIPTGLLESELFGHEKGAFTGAIATKVGRFELADRGTLFLDEVGEIPLELQVKLLRVLQEQEFERLGGTRTIRTSVRVVAATNRDLAKMVEEQKFRSDLYYRLKVFPVTLPPLRERPDDIPLLIRHFAQKFAQRMKKHIETIPSEAMKALQNYSWPGNVRELENFVERAVILTHGSDLYVSLAELKPTQNHVENSAAVTLEQAEREHILRTLRESSWIIGGAAGAAAKLGMKRTTLQSKMQKLGIARPR; from the coding sequence ATGGATCCCACTTTTGCATCGCCGGATAGCGCACTGACCGAGCGGCACCGGGCACTATTGGAGGTTGCGGAAGCGATCTCTGTACACTGCGACCTGCACAAACTCTTTCGCGATTTAGTCCAGCGCCTCCCCCGGGTGGTACATGTGAACTTCGCGTCCCTCTCCTTGCACGACCCGACACGCAACCACATTCGCCTCCAGACCATTCAAGCGAACGTGCCGGCTGAGTTCGCGGGCGGCCATGAGGAGCCTCTCGATGAGACTCCCGCCGGCTTGGTTTTTCTCACACAGCAGCCGATCCTCGTGCCCAACCTTGCCGACGAACATCGTTGGCCCAAGGTCGTTCAACGTATGAAGGAGGACGGCATCAATTCGCTTTGCGTCGTCCCCCTGACCACCGCCGTGCGGCGACTGGGAGCCATGGGATTTTCGAGCCTGCGGAAGGAAGCGTATAGCGAATTGGACGTGGAATTTCTCCATCAGGTCGGGAAGCAGGTCGCAGTGGCGGTCGACAACGTCCTGCACCATCAGGAACTGATCCACGATCGGGATCGATTGCGCCTTCTGCTGGAGGTCACGGAATCCATCGCTTTACACTATGACGTGGACCGCCTGCTGCACGACCTCGCGCAACGGCTTCCCAGCATCGTCCCCTTCGACTACATCAACATCGTACTGCATGATCCGGCCAAGGAAGTCATGCGCCTCCGATTGTTGGTCACGTCGATACCCGTTACGATCAAGCAGGGACTCGAATTGCCGATGGAGGAATCCCCCGGAGGTCTCGTCTGGAAAACGCAGAAACCCTTGACCGTGCCTGACATTGAAAATGAGCGCCGCTTCCCCAAATTGATCACGTTGCTGCGGGAGAACGGCGTGCAGTCTTTCTGCGTCGTGCCGCTGACCACCGCGAACCAACGCCTCGGCGCCCTGGGATTCGGCAGTCTGGAGCGCCGAATCTATGAAGCGTCCGAGATCGAATTCATGCACCAAGCCGCGAAGCAAGTCGCCATCGCCGTCGAGAACGCGCTGAACTATGAACGTGCGCAGTCCACTCAATCGCAACTTACACGTGAGCGAGACCATCAACGGTTGCTGCTTGAAGTGAACAACGCCGTCATCACCCATCTTGATCTCAACGACTTGTTCATGGCCGTCAGTGAGTGCTTGAGAAAAGTGATTCAGCACGACGGGTCCAGTCTGCTGCTTTGCGACGAGGAGACCGGGAAGTGGCGTATTCATGTGTTGGATTTTCAGAACAACGAAAGTTTCGTTGAAGAAGGAACAATTGAAGAGAGTACGGAGTCTCCGTCCTGTCTCGCGATCAACACGGGTAAAGCCGCGCTGTTTAGAGAACAGGATCTGAAAGAGATGGCAAACTCTTCGCCTTGCGCGCAAGACCTCCTTGACCGTGGCGTGAAATCGTTCTGCTCTCTCCCGCTCCTTGCGCACAAACGCACGCTCGGTGCATTGAACGTGGGTCGACGAAGAGACGACGGCTTTATGTCGGAGGACGTGGAGTTGCTCAGCCAGGTCGCGAAGCAAGTCGCCATCGCCGTCGAGAACGCCTTGGCCTATAAGCAAATTGCGCAGCTGAAGGATAAGTTAACGGAAGAAAAACTGTACCTTGAAGAAGAAATTCAGACGGACTACAACTTTGAAGAAATTATCGGCGAGAGCCGGGCGCTCAAGCAAGTCCTCAAGCAGGTCGAGACGGTCGCCCCCACGGACTCCACGGTCTTGATCCTGGGTGAAACCGGCAGCGGGAAAGAGCTCGTCGCCCGAGCGCTCCACTATCTGAGCAACCGACGGGAACGCACGTTCGTAAAACTAAATTGCGCTGCGATCCCGACCGGCCTGCTCGAAAGCGAATTGTTCGGACACGAAAAGGGGGCCTTTACCGGTGCGATTGCGACCAAGGTCGGCCGGTTTGAATTGGCCGACCGAGGAACGCTTTTCCTCGACGAAGTGGGAGAAATTCCCCTAGAACTCCAAGTCAAGCTCCTCCGGGTGCTCCAGGAGCAGGAATTCGAACGGCTGGGTGGCACTCGCACCATTCGTACGAGTGTGCGGGTCGTCGCGGCCACGAATCGGGACCTCGCTAAAATGGTGGAAGAGCAGAAGTTTCGCAGCGATCTTTACTACCGGCTCAAGGTTTTCCCGGTCACCCTCCCGCCGCTTCGGGAGCGTCCGGATGATATTCCGTTGTTGATCCGGCACTTCGCTCAGAAATTCGCCCAACGGATGAAGAAACACATCGAAACGATTCCATCCGAGGCTATGAAGGCGCTGCAGAATTATTCATGGCCCGGGAACGTGCGCGAGCTGGAAAACTTCGTCGAACGCGCCGTCATCCTGACGCATGGATCGGACCTCTACGTGTCGCTGGCTGAATTGAAACCGACGCAGAACCACGTGGAGAATTCCGCGGCTGTCACCCTCGAACAGGCCGAGCGCGAACATATTCTCAGAACCCTGCGCGAGTCGAGCTGGATCATCGGTGGGGCCGCTGGTGCCGCGGCAAAGCTCGGCATGAAACGGACTACCCTCCAATCCAAAATGCAAAAGCTCGGGATTGCCCGTCCTCGGTAA
- a CDS encoding LysR family transcriptional regulator encodes MDVGKLKAFIVVAEELNFRKSAEILGMSQPPLTRLIASLEHELDTKLFERTTRRVRLTGAGVLLLREAREIASAISRIESDIRAVGKKTTGILKIGFSRAAFMARFPAVIDEFQVRFPKITLDLREKTSKEIVKLVKNGCLDVGFVEGVIYDPEIESHEVDSENLGVLLPKKHPLSTRKEIQLSDLKDDTIILHHREEVAEWHDRVARLIKGMTRRPKIYIKGDGECCPILVATGRGVALTIAGSQNIASHHTRFVPIRDMFLPVRVFWKRENQNPYLRTFVSFTIEKRSVLPQKTECLVLSNEKDVEPDC; translated from the coding sequence ATGGACGTTGGCAAGTTGAAGGCATTCATCGTTGTTGCAGAGGAACTCAACTTTAGAAAAAGCGCTGAGATTCTCGGGATGTCTCAGCCGCCACTTACGAGACTTATTGCTTCGTTGGAACATGAACTGGACACCAAGTTGTTTGAAAGAACTACGAGACGCGTCCGGTTGACTGGAGCGGGCGTTCTGCTTCTGAGAGAAGCACGGGAGATTGCGTCGGCTATTTCAAGGATTGAATCGGATATCCGTGCCGTCGGGAAAAAGACGACCGGCATCCTTAAGATTGGATTTTCGAGGGCGGCATTTATGGCTCGCTTCCCTGCGGTTATTGACGAGTTTCAAGTTCGTTTCCCAAAAATCACGCTGGATCTTCGAGAGAAAACGAGTAAAGAAATCGTCAAGCTCGTAAAGAATGGGTGTCTTGATGTGGGCTTTGTGGAAGGAGTGATCTACGACCCCGAGATCGAAAGCCATGAGGTCGATTCAGAAAATTTGGGTGTTCTTCTTCCCAAAAAACATCCGCTATCAACACGAAAGGAAATTCAGCTTTCCGACCTGAAGGATGACACGATCATTCTTCATCACCGAGAAGAGGTCGCGGAATGGCATGACAGAGTCGCCCGTCTGATCAAAGGGATGACACGGAGGCCGAAGATTTACATTAAAGGCGATGGAGAATGTTGTCCAATTCTCGTGGCGACAGGAAGAGGGGTTGCATTAACCATCGCTGGATCTCAAAACATTGCCTCTCATCACACTCGATTTGTTCCGATTAGGGACATGTTCTTGCCCGTACGAGTCTTTTGGAAAAGAGAAAACCAAAATCCTTACTTACGAACGTTTGTAAGTTTCACCATTGAAAAGAGATCGGTTCTTCCTCAGAAGACAGAATGCTTGGTGTTGTCGAACGAAAAGGATGTTGAACCTGACTGCTGA